A stretch of the Massilia sp. W12 genome encodes the following:
- a CDS encoding LysR substrate-binding domain-containing protein encodes MDPLLRKLDLNLLKVFDLLYDTGSVSDTANLLCISQSAASHSLRRLRLVLDDPLFVNSRQGMSPTKLAQQLMPGIRQALATLQHSLNFDHDFQPAASRRCFTLYASEYVELLLLPPLLTLLRQQAPHCSLEVRRLQNRIPAAELEQGSADLAISYAGCFELHPNLCQEALLQEELCCVLDAADALAADQLDLPAYLALPHIYPAPWGDSSNLVDAWLARQGQQRCIRLSTQNYLAAALALPGSGALLTMPRRLAQAMGAWLPLRILPAPPGLPGFTLEILSARQFHASAPNRWLRACLQQVAASL; translated from the coding sequence ATGGACCCGCTGCTGCGCAAGCTTGATTTGAATCTGCTCAAGGTCTTCGATTTGCTGTATGACACCGGCTCCGTGTCGGATACCGCGAACCTGCTGTGCATCAGCCAATCCGCCGCCAGCCATTCTTTACGCCGCCTGCGCCTGGTGCTGGACGATCCTTTGTTTGTCAACAGCCGCCAGGGCATGTCCCCCACAAAATTGGCGCAACAGCTGATGCCTGGCATACGTCAGGCCCTGGCGACGCTGCAGCACAGCTTGAATTTCGACCACGATTTTCAGCCAGCCGCCAGCCGCCGCTGCTTCACCCTGTACGCCAGCGAATATGTGGAATTGCTCTTGCTGCCGCCCTTGCTGACCTTGCTGCGTCAGCAAGCGCCACATTGCAGCCTGGAAGTGCGCCGCCTGCAAAACCGGATTCCCGCCGCTGAATTGGAACAGGGCAGTGCGGATCTGGCGATCAGCTATGCCGGTTGTTTTGAATTGCATCCCAATCTCTGCCAGGAAGCCTTGCTGCAAGAAGAATTGTGCTGCGTGCTGGATGCGGCTGATGCGCTGGCGGCTGATCAGCTGGATTTGCCGGCCTATCTGGCATTGCCGCATATCTATCCCGCCCCCTGGGGCGACAGCAGCAATCTGGTGGACGCCTGGCTGGCGCGCCAAGGCCAGCAGCGCTGCATCCGCCTGAGCACGCAAAATTATCTGGCAGCCGCCTTGGCCCTGCCCGGCAGCGGCGCGCTGCTGACCATGCCGCGCCGTCTGGCGCAAGCGATGGGCGCCTGGCTGCCTTTGCGCATCCTGCCGGCGCCGCCCGGCTTACCCGGATTCACCCTGGAAATTCTGAGCGCGCGCCAGTTTCACGCCAGCGCGCCGAATCGCTGGTTGCGCGCCTGTTTGCAGCAAGTTGCGGCCAGCTTATAA
- a CDS encoding IS3 family transposase (programmed frameshift) — protein sequence MKKIPKQAYTTEFKELAVKRVQDGESVAVVVRELGLGDQTLRNWIKAAAEGKLKGAGGKVVTPEAMELSRLRAENVRLKRENEINKKSSGVLREGCPVKYAWMDGQIKSYALTEMCAVLDVSISGYRAWKRGGTPERKRLKDAQMLAVIRAIHAELKGAYGSPRIVRELRKRGFSAGKERVERLMRNNGIRARHKRRYKVTTDSRHSLPVAANLLARNFTPAAPNQVWTSDITYLWTDEGWLYLAIVLDLFNREVIGWSLKPRMTSDIVTDALTMAWFRRRPDAGVMHHSDRGSQYASQAFQDKLKEYGMTCSMSRKGNCWDNAPTESWFNSFKNERYHGVRYASHAEMKAASFEYIEVFYNRTRQHSTLGYQSPFQYLDRWQREQNQEKLAA from the exons ATGAAAAAAATACCGAAACAAGCATACACGACCGAGTTCAAAGAACTGGCGGTCAAACGCGTCCAAGATGGTGAATCGGTGGCGGTCGTGGTTAGGGAGCTGGGGCTGGGCGACCAGACGCTGCGAAATTGGATCAAGGCGGCAGCAGAAGGAAAACTCAAAGGCGCTGGCGGCAAAGTGGTGACGCCGGAAGCGATGGAACTTTCCAGACTGCGCGCAGAAAACGTCCGGTTGAAGCGGGAGAATGAAATCA ATAAAAAAAGCAGCGGCGTACTTCGCGAAGGATGTCCTGTGAAGTACGCCTGGATGGATGGACAAATCAAGAGCTATGCGCTGACAGAAATGTGCGCCGTTCTCGACGTCAGCATCAGCGGCTATCGGGCGTGGAAGCGTGGCGGCACGCCTGAGCGTAAGCGCTTGAAGGATGCACAAATGCTTGCAGTGATACGCGCCATTCATGCCGAACTCAAAGGGGCTTACGGCAGCCCGCGCATCGTGCGAGAACTGCGCAAACGAGGCTTCAGCGCTGGCAAAGAACGCGTCGAACGTCTCATGCGAAACAATGGTATCCGTGCCCGCCATAAGCGGCGCTACAAGGTCACCACGGATTCCAGGCATAGTTTGCCGGTTGCTGCCAACCTGTTGGCTCGCAATTTCACTCCGGCAGCCCCTAACCAGGTCTGGACGTCGGACATCACCTATTTGTGGACTGACGAAGGCTGGCTGTATCTGGCGATTGTGCTGGATCTGTTCAATCGGGAGGTGATCGGCTGGTCGCTCAAGCCGCGCATGACCAGCGACATTGTGACTGACGCTTTGACGATGGCGTGGTTTCGCCGTCGACCGGACGCGGGCGTTATGCATCATTCTGATCGCGGCAGCCAATACGCCAGCCAAGCCTTTCAGGACAAACTCAAGGAATACGGCATGACGTGCTCGATGAGTCGCAAAGGAAACTGCTGGGACAACGCACCGACCGAGAGCTGGTTTAACAGTTTCAAGAATGAGCGATACCATGGCGTGCGTTATGCCAGCCATGCTGAAATGAAGGCTGCCAGCTTTGAATATATTGAAGTCTTTTATAATCGAACCCGTCAGCATTCAACTCTGGGCTATCAATCGCCGTTTCAGTATCTTGACCGCTGGCAGCGTGAGCAAAATCAGGAAAAGCTGGCTGCATAA
- a CDS encoding exonuclease has product MSEIYISTDVETDGPIPGPHSMLSFGSAAYTADKKLVSTFEANLETLPEASPHPKTAEWWATQPEAWEACRKDTVSPSDAMNRYVEWLKSLPGRPVFVAYPAGFDFLFVYWYLIRFTGESPFSHSALDMKSFAMALLKTDYRESTKRNMPKHWFDKLPHTHVALDDAIEQGALFCNMLKENRGGGHV; this is encoded by the coding sequence ATGTCTGAAATTTACATCAGCACCGACGTTGAAACTGATGGCCCAATACCTGGGCCTCATTCGATGTTGAGCTTTGGTTCTGCTGCTTACACGGCAGACAAAAAATTAGTTTCCACTTTCGAGGCAAACCTAGAAACGCTCCCTGAGGCATCGCCTCATCCGAAAACAGCCGAGTGGTGGGCTACTCAGCCAGAGGCATGGGAAGCCTGTCGAAAGGACACAGTTTCCCCAAGTGACGCTATGAATCGTTACGTCGAATGGCTTAAGTCCTTGCCTGGGCGCCCTGTATTTGTCGCATACCCTGCTGGGTTCGATTTCCTGTTTGTGTATTGGTATCTCATCCGCTTTACGGGAGAAAGTCCGTTTAGTCATTCCGCCCTCGATATGAAGTCATTTGCAATGGCTTTGCTCAAAACAGACTATCGAGAAAGTACAAAGCGAAATATGCCTAAGCATTGGTTCGACAAGCTGCCCCACACTCACGTGGCGCTCGACGATGCTATTGAGCAAGGCGCTCTCTTTTGCAACATGCTGAAAGAAAATCGCGGGGGTGGCCATGTCTAA
- a CDS encoding TIR domain-containing protein: MFISWSGARSKFVAEVLRSWLPKVIQSVKPWMSEEDISAGSRWSNDVSKELSHSNFGIICVTPENQANPWLLFEAGALSKTLDESYVCPLLFDMSPGQLAGPLSQFQASQIDQVGALKLLVTMNKALGTSQLNAEDLEEIFKVWWPRLDQRLKDAPAGSGDKQVKRGVEDLLEEVVENTREQLRRENLRMEHSKEKDARLDSLLDMMDSSMAAMKNAQKIPQMIARFIGAREPSSPEELAISQLVRSLPSMDMEGMANVVAQMQELKVREQRFTDELLNKPAEGNGAVASNG, translated from the coding sequence GTGTTTATTAGTTGGTCAGGGGCTCGAAGCAAGTTCGTGGCTGAGGTGCTTAGGTCATGGCTTCCTAAAGTCATTCAATCTGTGAAGCCTTGGATGTCGGAAGAAGATATATCGGCTGGATCGAGATGGTCGAACGACGTATCGAAGGAACTTTCGCACTCTAACTTCGGAATCATCTGCGTAACTCCTGAGAATCAGGCGAACCCGTGGCTGCTTTTTGAGGCTGGTGCCCTATCGAAAACACTCGACGAAAGCTATGTATGCCCGTTGTTGTTTGACATGTCGCCGGGGCAACTTGCCGGCCCACTGTCGCAATTCCAAGCGTCCCAAATTGACCAAGTAGGTGCACTCAAATTGCTTGTGACGATGAACAAAGCGTTGGGCACATCGCAATTGAATGCAGAAGATCTGGAAGAGATATTCAAAGTGTGGTGGCCACGCCTTGACCAACGACTTAAAGATGCACCGGCTGGTTCAGGTGATAAGCAGGTAAAGAGGGGGGTGGAGGATTTGCTAGAAGAAGTGGTTGAAAACACTCGAGAGCAACTTAGAAGGGAGAACTTGCGCATGGAGCACAGCAAAGAAAAGGACGCAAGGCTCGACAGTCTGTTGGACATGATGGATTCATCAATGGCCGCAATGAAGAATGCGCAGAAGATTCCGCAAATGATTGCCCGCTTCATTGGGGCGCGGGAGCCTTCCTCGCCAGAAGAACTGGCAATTTCGCAATTGGTGCGCTCGCTCCCCTCTATGGACATGGAGGGTATGGCCAACGTAGTGGCACAAATGCAGGAATTGAAAGTACGTGAGCAACGATTCACGGATGAACTATTGAATAAGCCTGCTGAAGGAAACGGTGCGGTCGCAAGTAATGGATAA